One Cuculus canorus isolate bCucCan1 chromosome 1, bCucCan1.pri, whole genome shotgun sequence DNA segment encodes these proteins:
- the MICAL3 gene encoding F-actin-monooxygenase MICAL3 isoform X16, with the protein MEESKNEKVNQAHVLFDKFVQASTCKGTLKAFQELCDYLELKPKDYRSFYHKLKSKLNYWKAKALWAKLDKRGSHKDYKKGKACANTKCLIIGAGPCGLRTAIDLSFLGAKVVVIEKRDAFSRNNVLHLWPFTIHDLRGLGAKKFYGKFCAGSIDHISIRQLQLILLKVALILGIEIHVNVEFQGLVYPPEDQENERIGWRALVHPKTHPVSEYEFEVIIGGDGRRNTLEGFRRKEFRGKLAIAITANFINRNTTAEAKVEEISGVAFIFNQKFFQDLREATGIDLENIVYYKDDTHYFVMTAKKQSLLEKGVIRHDYADTELLLSRENVDQEALLNYAREAADFSTNQQLPSLDFAINHYGQPDVAMFDFTCMYASENAALVREQNGHQLLVALVGDSLLEPFWPMGTGIARGFLAAMDSAWMVRSWSLGASPLEVLAERESIYRLLPQTTPENVSKNFSHYSIDPATRYPNINVNFLRPQQVRHLYNTGDLKDIHLEIENFVNSRTPKLTRNESVARSSKLLSWCQRQTDGYAGVNVTDLTMSWKSGLALCAIIHRYRPDLIDFDSLDEHDVERNNQLAFDIAEKEFGISPIMTGKEMASVGEPDKLSMVMYLTQFYEMFKDTIPSSDTLDLNAEEKAALIASTKSPISFLSKLGQSISRKRTPKDKKEKELDGAGKRRKTSQSEDEDIPRSYREERPTLVSALTERRIDAAVGNQNKVKSMATQLLAKFEENAPVQSSTLRRQQPVLPYQERVHNQPSSRREQGRLAPIPQWKQQT; encoded by the exons ATGGAGGAAAGTAAGAATGAGAAGGTGAACCAAGCTCATGTTCTCTTTGACAAATTTGTTCAGGCTTCAACCTGCAAGGGGACTCTCAAGGCTTTCCAAGAGCTCTGTGACTACCTAGAATTAAAGCCCAAGGACTATCGTTCTTTCTATCACAAACTCAAGTCCAAGCTAAACTACTGGAAAGCCAAAGCCTTGTGGGCCAAATTGGATAAAAGAGGCAGCCATAAGGATTATAAGAAGGGGAAAGCGTGCGCCAACACGAAG TGTCTGATAATTGGGGCTGGACCCTGTGGCCTTCGTACAGCCATCGACCTATCATTCCTAGGAGCCAAGGTTGTGGTCATAGAAAAGAGGGATGCCTTTTCCCGTAATAATGTGCTGCATTTGTGGCCATTCACCATACATGACTTGAGGGGTCTTGGCGCCAAAAAGTTTTACGGCAAATTCTGTGCAGGATCCATAGACCATATCA GTATCCGTCAGCTCCAGCTTATCCTTTTGAAAGTTGCCTTGATCTTGGGAATAGAGATCCATGTTAATGTGGAATTTCAGGGGCTTGTTTACCCTCCGGAGGATCAGGAGAATGAAA GAATAGGCTGGCGTGCATTAGTCCACCCAAAAACCCATCCAGTATCCGAGTATGAGTTCGAAGTAATCATTGGaggggatggaaggaggaacaCCTTAGAAG GGTTTCGCCGAAAAGAGTTCCGTGGTAAACTAGCAATTGCTATCACAGCAAACTTCATCAATCGCAACACCACAGCTGAAGCCAAAGTAGAAGAGATCAGCGGTGTGGCCTTCATATTTAACCAGAAGTTCTTCCAGGATCTACGAGAAGCCACAG GTATTGACTTGGAGAACATTGTCTACTACAAAGATGATACACACTACTTTGTCATGACTGCCAAAAAACAGAGCTTGCTGGAAAAAGGAGTGATACGGCAT GATTATGCTGATACAGAGTTATTACTCTCACGGGAGAACGTGGACCAGGAGGCTCTGCTAAACTATGCCAGAGAAGCAGCTGACTTCTCCACTAATCAGCAGCTACCATCGCTGGACTTCGCCATCAATCACTATGGTCAGCCCGATGTGGCCATGTTTGACTTCACGTGCATGTATGCATCGGAGAACGCAGCCCTGGTGCGAGAGCAGAATGGCCACCAGTTACTTGTGGCACTGGTTGGGGACAGTCTCTTAGAG CCGTTTTGGCCAATGGGAACTGGAATAGCCAGAGGATTTTTGGCTGCTATGGACTCTGCTTGGATGGTACGAAGTTGGTCACTTGGAGCTAGTCCTTTGGAAGTTCTTGCAGAGAG gGAAAGCATTTATAGACTACTGCCTCAGACCACCCCTGAGAATGTGAGTAAAAACTTCAGCCATTACAGCATTGATCCTGCCACCCGGTATCCCAATATCAACGTCAACTTCTTGCGCCCACAGCAG GTACGGCACTTGTATAATACAGGAGACTTGAAAGACATTCACCTGGAAATAGAAAACTTTGTGAACTCCAGGACACCAAAGCTGACTCGAAATG AGTCTGTAGCTCGCTCTAGTAAATTGCTCAGTTGGTGCCAGAGGCAGACTGATGGGTATGCTGGTGTAAATGTGACGGATCTCACAATGTCATGGAAAAGTGGCCTAGCTTTGTGTGCCATTATCCACAGATACCGTCCAGACTTAAT AGACTTTGATTCTTTGGATGAGCACGATGTGGAGAGGAATAACCAGCTGGCCTTTGACATCGCTGAAAAAGAGTTTGGAATATCTCCCATTATGACTGGAAAGGAAATGGCATCTGTCGGAGAGCCAGATAAGTTATCGATGGTGATGTACCTCACACAGTTCTATGAGATGTTCAAAGACACCATCCCCTCTAGCG ATACTCTGGACctgaatgcagaagaaaaagctgctttaattGCCAGTACCAAATCCCCCATCTCTTTTCTCAGTAAGCTGGGACAAAGCATCTCTCGGAAACGCACTCCAAAG gacaaaaaagaaaaggaactggaTGGtgcaggaaagaggagaaaaaccaGCCAATCTGAGGAT GAGGACATCCCACGAAGCTACAGAGAAGAAAGGCCCACACTGGTTAGTGCCCTGACGGAGAGGAGGATTGATGCTGCTGTTGGGAATCAGAACAAAGTCAAGTCCATGGCAACCCAGCTACTGGCCAAGTTTGAAGAGAATGCACCAGTGCAGTCCTCCACCTTACGAAGACAG CAACCTGTCCTGCCTTATCAAGAACGTGTTCACAACCAACCATCCAGCAGACGAGAGCAAGGCCGTCTTGCTCCCATACCCCAGTGGAAACAG CAAACATAG